GGGTTTGACGGTTGGGCAGGTGCTTGTCCAAAGCCATTAGACAAAAGCATTTCCACTAGATTCGTGAGGTTACTAAGATCCGAAACTAATTGCAATGATGCTTTGAGTGAACACGTAGACAATGCAAACTCGAGGGGAAGCTTTGGCAACTCTTGAAGCTCATTACAATGTGTCAAATCCAGCTTTCGGAGTCGCGTGAGGTAATTGATTGCCATCGGCAATGCACTAATATGAGTATATGAAATGTCGAGGACACTTAAAGAAAATAGTTTGCCAATTTGAGTTGGAAATTCGCCCGCTAGTTGTTCACAATGTTTGGCATAGAGCACCTCCAACTTCTCTAGCATTTCTATATTGGTGGGTAACCTCCTTATTGGACTAAATCCCATCCTCATCACCTTGGTTGCTTCAGATTTTTTATCGAATAGGTAACTCAACAATGCTTGTCCCCGAGAGATTCAACACGTAATGATGTCAAGTTGCCTATTGATTTTGGAAGCTCCCCCAAATTTCGACAATATTTGAATGAAAGAAACTCAAGTTGCGTAAGCCCTCCGATGGAAATTGGAAGTTCCACAATTGGTGTGCCTGATAGATTTAGGAATAACAGATGTTTTGCATTGCCAATTGAATAAGGTAAACTTGTAATTCTTGAGGACGATATATCCAACTTAGACAATGATCCTAATTTCCCTATAGGGTATGGAAGTTTCtccatttgagagcactttTTGATAGAGAAGTGCATCAAATTCACCAATCCTCCAATCTCTTCGGGCAAAGTACAAATATTCGTACATCGAATAATGTCCAAGTGAGTAAGAACTTTCATCTTCCCAACGAGAGGAGTCAAATTTTTGCAAGTTTAGACAGTAGTGAAAATGCAATGTCTCCAAACTCGGGTAACCAGTCCATTTCAATGTTACGAAACCGTCTCGATATTCAGGTAATGTGTCATAAGgaacttccaatttttttaacatcTGCAAACGTAGTTAAAACATTATTAGAGAggggtcaaagaaaaaaaaaatactatgttGAGAGAACAAAAGTACAAATTCAGactttcaaaacttttcatcCACCCTGGTTTTTGGTGTTTCTATCGTGTGAAAGTTCGAAAATTACTAGATTTTTCAAGTGCAGATTTGGTCATTCTACAATCTAGAGGAGGAAAAccccaagaaagccatcttagctTTAGGCAATGATTGTTGACGTCTCCAACAAAAGTCCCTGGCTTTATTAGCTTTTGACATGTATTCATAAAAAGAACTTGATGAACTCAACATAATTATCCAACGAATTAGCAGTATATTGATTCAATATCCATGAAGTACATACATATTTCACCCAAATTTTATTGGCTACTTTGCGTTTCACTCTAATCAGATTCAGCtatcaggaaaagaaaatatgttcTGCTAGATAAACGGATATCATGAATTATATGTTTTGTACAGGCAGCTCTATTTTTTACCGAATTCTTTCTATTTAATAGAAAACTTGAACAAATcctttgacaagaaaaaaattgtaatatcaAGCAATATGTAAAAATAGGGCAAATGATAAAGTTGTACTATTTCACGTGCTTGCCTTCTAATGGAGAATGCCAAACCATATCGTTAGTCTAACAGGCGAAGCAGGATAAGTAGAACATTGTTGAGAAGTGGGTATTGCATATAAACTAACTCTATTTTTGGTATATATTTTTTCACTACTATTCCTTTTCTCGTGGCTCAcccaattgtaacacctcaaatctttcaaaatatattaattatatattctttctatatatttattttttcagtttAAGATATGAAGGGAAATTGTAgttgtttaaaataaatatattcaaacaGTTAACTATGGTTGAGCTTCTACTTTTGTGCCCATGCTCGAGATTTTTATCTTTGGTTGGGGAAATATTGATAGAATCACTTTCTTGATATGAAGGATCTTTATTACGTCAATTGCCAGTGTAAGAAATAATTATACTCATAATTTTTTGGTTGACATGTGAAACAGTTAATAATCATCTCAGGTGTCTACCTTCTAGACTATTCACAAAGTGCATCTACGCGTCTAGTTTAACGAGGTTACTCCCTATAGGCAAAAATTCtgtaattgaaatttaatttgactcAAGTGATATTTTAGGATCTCTATCTTCTAACTTAAACTCATCTCTCTGCTCATGGATTCCCCATATTTGTAAGAAGATTTCGagttaatttagttttaggaAACGTTTATTATTTTCGTTTTAGCACAAAGATCTCTAGAGACTGCAACTTATTTTCAAAAACGACATTAATTTCATTTTGCAATACTTAAGCTCTTCGATATTTGAGAATATATTGAGTTCAcgaaagataaaattttcatcCAACACACTcgagaaaagaaattttctcaCTTCATCAACGCGAGAAGAAATTTGGGTCCGTAGAAGAGACCATACCTGTACGATGAGCGGTTGGCCACGTTCGAAGAACCGCGCCGCACCCTCCTGAAAGGAAGAAGGCCGAGTATTGAGAAATGTTAACAGAGAAAGAACCACACAACGTGGCTGTTTATGGAACGTAGAAAGAGAGATAAAAGTAACGgaacaagggaaagaaaagtcatgCCTACCGCCTGCGTTTCCGAAAaattaaagtttgaaaaataaatgaagggTAGAAGGAATGCGCACTTGGCTTAATCCCCTCCTCGTCCAGTCAAGAATCTTCCCTCTATAATCCCCGTAATGGCAAAAACCGGAAGCGGGTAACTTCTCACAGTTTTTTACATCTATCTTGCATTCATTTGGTATCTTTGAGTTGGATAGATTAGTCAACACTTTCAACGATGGACACGTGAAGAAATACAACCACCGCAAAAGCTCCAATTCTTCAAGGCCCTCAATAACTCGTAGCATAGGGCACATGCTGAACATTAAAGTCTTCAACTTCTTTGAATTTGATAAACCATACAACCCTCCTAGGTATTCGCAGTCTCTAACTCTAAGTCTCTCCAGTGATTCCATTGTACTGAGAAATCGAATTTGAAGTAGCTTTGGGCAATTTTTAACTCCCATTCTAGAGAGCTTCCTCAAGCTCGATGAAATAACTGACAATCCCTCCAGAAACTCGCAATATTTCACAACCAAATCTCCCAATAGTTCAAGCCCATCGAGTTGAATTTCCCTCAGCGGACAGCAACAAAGATGCAAGGTGGACAAATTTTTCAAGTGCAAAAATTGTGGTCCAACAACTACCGAGTCGAAACTATCCATGCGAGATAAGGTAAGTTTTTTAAGTCGAGGTAAGCAACCCAACTCCTTTGATGGCACGGGAAGATCGAAAGGCAcaactccaattcctccaatttGGATAACTTCCCAACCCATTGCAATTGAAGAGTTGATGCCTCGGCAAGTGCCTGCCCAAATTTGTTGGACAGTTTCAAATTCATTAGATTTGTGAGGTTAACGAGATCCGGAACTAATCGCAATGATGCCGATTGAATAGATAGACAATTCAAACTCGAGGGAAGTTTTGGCAACTCTTGAAGCTCATCACAAAATGATAAATCCAGCTTTTGGAGTCGCGTGAGAGAATTGATTTCCATCGGTCCTGCACAAACACTAGATATGTGATATGTCTAGGATACTTAGAGACAACAGTTTGCCAATTTCAGTTGGGAGTTCACCTGCAAGTTGTTGACAATATCGGACATTGAGCTCCTCCAACCTCTCTAGCATGCCAATACCGATAGGCAACCTCTGTATTGGACAACTTTCCATCTCCATTACCTTCAAGTGCTTGAGATTTTTATCGAATTAGGTAACTCAACAAGTTTTGTTCTTGAGAGATCCAAATTTTGTAATGTTGTCAAATTACCTATTGATTCCGAAAGCTCcacaaaattttgacaattagaGAGTGAAAGGAACTTGAGTTGTGTAAGCTCTCCAATAGAAATCGGAAGTTTCTTAATTAACGTGTATGATAGATCAAGGGATGATAGGTTCTTTGCATTACCAATAGAATCGGGTAAACTTGTAAGTTTTGTTTGTGATATCTCCAACTTAGACAATAATATTAGTTTCCGATGTCCGGAAGTTTCTTGATTTTGTGACATCCCGGATAGAAAAGTGCTTTAGATTCACTAGTCCTCCAATCTGTTTAGGCAAATTTCGTAGTAAATAACACCAATGAATTTGCAAGTGAGTAAGATCTTTTAGTTTCCCAATAGAGGAGTCAACTTCTTGCAAGGATTGACCGTGATCAAGAGATAGCATCTCCAAACTCATGCATCCGAGAAAAGTCTAGAGTCTGCTTCAAACCATTACAATACCTAAgagaaagaactttcaatttgttttccaTCGCAAAGGTCACGAAATATTATCGAGAGGATTAAAAGAGAATACTACGTGTATTTAATAGAACAAAAGTACGAATTCACACCTTCAAAATGTTCCATCCGCCCCAGTTTTTGGTGTTCATATTATATGAAAGTTCAAAAAGTGCTAGATTTTTCAAGTGCAAATTGGCCATTCTACAATCTAAAGGAGGAGAgcgccaagaaagccatcttagtTCTTGGAGATAATTGTTGATGTCTCCGGCAAAAGTCCCATTATATAACTTGAGAAATTTTAGATTTGGCATCCTCTCAAGTTCTTCATCCACAATGCTGATGGGATCCGAATTATATTGACCTAAATTGAGTACTTTAACTTTGTCCTTTCTCTGCCAATAGAAACCATCAACGAGTATGAGCTTACAAACATTAATTTGTCCATTAGAATGCCTAAAAGGAATATCTTAAATGGGaagtggaaaataatttcatggTGGATAATGTATGGATCCTACTTTTACCTTACCTCTTTCGATCTCATTACTTCCAAAGCTTCTCTGTCATTCCACAACCTACTAGGGGCACATTCTTTTTAACAATgtctcttccaagatctctcaattgatcatgcatccatataGTCTCACCATCAACAATTTTAATTAGACACAAATCAGTAAGTTTTTTCAATGACTTATGGGGGTAAAGATGGCAAGCATCCCAAAAATAGGCTGcccataatttattttcatatatgaagaAGCATGCGATATCAAGaaaaacttctttttcctcatcTCCTAATGCATTATAACTTATCTTCAACTTATCCCGGACTTCATCATGAGGTACATTCTTCAACATTTCAGCATTTCTTTCCATATTTCCACTTTTTGGTCATGAAGATAGGAACCTATGACTTCAAGAGCCAATGGGAGTCCCAGGTCATAAATACAACTTCTTGAGAGAGACTTCGATAAGTATTGGGAGGAGAGACCCTTTAAATGC
This genomic stretch from Eucalyptus grandis isolate ANBG69807.140 chromosome 3, ASM1654582v1, whole genome shotgun sequence harbors:
- the LOC120291460 gene encoding uncharacterized protein LOC120291460 isoform X1 yields the protein MGWEVIQIGGIGVVPFDLPVPSKELGCLPRLKKLTLSRMDSFDSVVVGPQFLHLKNLSTLHLCCCPLREIQLDGLELLGDLVVKYCEFLEGLSVISSSLRKLSRMGVKNCPKLLQIRFLSTMESLERLRVRDCEYLGGLYGLSNSKKLKTLMFSMCPMLRVIEGLEELELLRWLYFFTCPSLKVLTNLSNSKIPNECKIDVKNCEKLPASGFCHYGDYRGKILDWTRRGLSQEGAARFFERGQPLIVQMLKKLEVPYDTLPEYRDGFVTLKWTGYPSLETLHFHYCLNLQKFDSSRWEDESSYSLGHYSMYEYLYFARRDWRIGEFDALLYQKVLSNGETSIPYREIRIIV
- the LOC120291460 gene encoding uncharacterized protein LOC120291460 isoform X2; translated protein: MGWEVIQIGGIGVVPFDLPVPSKELGCLPRLKKLTLSRMDSFDSVVVGPQFLHLKNLSTLHLCCCPLREIQLDGLELLGDLVVKYCEFLEGLSVISSSLRKLSRMGVKNCPKLLQIRFLSTMESLERLRVRDCEYLGGLYGLSNSKKLKTLMFSMCPMLRVIEGLEELELLRWLYFFTCPSLKVLTNLSNSKIPNECKIDVKNCEKLPASGFCHYGDYRGKILDWTRRGLSQEGAARFFERGQPLIVQEDARETDAEESTMETNNYYSQNLPLTIGFLWSPEPDTELDSTIQTILTGLNNSQVPPRTTSSDASRSSCSIL